In one Flammeovirga yaeyamensis genomic region, the following are encoded:
- a CDS encoding metal-dependent hydrolase, which yields MDIISHTLTGVAVGTVAASFSKKKWTDKLMILLAGGFGGALPDIDAISLWSKFDATFGKVFRLENTGKEIYGEKFWYSHHAVFHSLMMPIVLSLLFIVIISIIKRYSSIAEIKNHLKTEYLKYFAFCLGFIFHLFEDMPTPASVWGGVNFFFPSPNYIGGFGKIWWWNNYDLTLIIFVVILFNICFNLIKNSKRTIRIKLTTTTFLMGTLLFLYQVNTRPMSFKYSGHTNKYNEFEYQSKQIQKDILGQKLYHIMVEIDNKIPLYF from the coding sequence ATGGATATCATCTCTCACACATTAACAGGAGTAGCTGTAGGAACGGTAGCCGCTTCATTTTCTAAAAAGAAGTGGACGGACAAATTAATGATTCTATTGGCAGGCGGCTTTGGTGGAGCATTACCAGATATAGACGCCATATCCCTATGGTCAAAATTTGATGCTACTTTTGGTAAAGTCTTTCGTCTAGAAAATACCGGTAAAGAGATTTATGGTGAAAAATTTTGGTATTCACATCATGCAGTTTTTCACTCTTTGATGATGCCCATTGTATTATCTCTTTTGTTTATTGTCATTATTAGTATTATCAAACGCTATTCTTCAATAGCTGAAATTAAGAACCATCTTAAAACTGAATATCTTAAATACTTCGCTTTTTGCCTTGGTTTCATTTTCCATCTATTTGAAGACATGCCCACACCGGCAAGTGTATGGGGAGGTGTTAATTTTTTCTTTCCAAGTCCAAATTACATTGGGGGATTTGGTAAAATATGGTGGTGGAACAACTACGATTTAACATTAATCATTTTCGTTGTGATATTATTCAATATATGTTTTAATCTCATTAAAAATTCAAAACGTACTATTAGAATAAAATTAACAACTACTACTTTTCTCATGGGTACTCTTCTTTTTCTTTATCAAGTGAATACTCGACCAATGAGTTTTAAATACTCGGGTCATACCAACAAGTACAATGAGTTTGAATATCAATCCAAACAAATTCAGAAAGATATTCTAGGTCAGAAACTTTATCACATTATGGTAGAAATTGATAATAAAATTCCTTTATACTTTTAA
- a CDS encoding DUF4437 domain-containing protein — protein MYYRILNSLLIIGLFISCTTQNQKSDEEVVINNPTNKVKLSSEIVWEKLNPARGDKSPQAGTIFGDRKGEVPTGFLAKFVDGFSSPPHIHNVTYRAVVIKGTIHNDDPKAENMWMKPGSFWTQPQGEAHITSAKGEENIAYVEIDKGPYLVRPTDQAIDNGERPINIDVSNIVWLGSDRSNWVSQLAKINFLWEKDGLQGLFIKLPKNFKGELLSEGSIFHAVVISGGVDYTLPQNQELKHLDAGSYFTSTDRAKHTLSTKNESVIYIRTNGSIKVK, from the coding sequence ATGTACTACAGAATACTAAATTCACTATTAATCATTGGACTATTTATTTCATGCACTACTCAAAATCAGAAATCTGATGAAGAGGTAGTTATCAATAATCCAACAAACAAAGTAAAGCTAAGTTCAGAAATTGTTTGGGAAAAACTTAACCCAGCAAGAGGAGACAAAAGCCCACAGGCAGGGACTATATTTGGCGATCGAAAAGGAGAAGTGCCTACAGGTTTCTTGGCCAAGTTCGTTGATGGATTTTCATCTCCACCTCATATACATAATGTTACTTACCGAGCGGTGGTGATTAAAGGAACGATTCACAACGACGATCCTAAAGCGGAGAACATGTGGATGAAGCCGGGCAGTTTTTGGACACAGCCACAAGGTGAGGCACACATTACATCAGCCAAAGGGGAAGAAAATATTGCCTATGTAGAAATTGATAAAGGACCTTATTTGGTGAGACCGACCGATCAAGCTATTGACAATGGTGAGCGTCCAATTAATATTGATGTATCGAATATTGTATGGTTAGGTAGTGATCGCTCGAACTGGGTAAGTCAGCTAGCCAAAATAAATTTCCTTTGGGAAAAAGACGGTCTTCAAGGATTATTTATCAAATTACCCAAGAATTTTAAAGGGGAGTTATTAAGCGAAGGATCGATTTTCCATGCAGTAGTAATTAGTGGAGGAGTGGATTATACTTTACCTCAAAATCAAGAATTAAAACACTTAGATGCAGGTAGTTATTTTACATCTACGGATAGAGCTAAACATACACTATCTACTAAAAATGAATCTGTGATTTATATCAGGACCAACGGATCGATAAAAGTAAAATAA
- a CDS encoding tyrosine-type recombinase/integrase, producing MTKVNLTIRLNPIKIHNQKFIKVSFPMTEGIKKLIKTLPDVKWNKELECIYIPDGYKSIQAVFATFKGIAWVDTKAVFQSNNKEALTQGEEMSYELLYMKIQQQYPKHKVIHLNGLVKKLELFRYSINTANTYTSMLYRYLDYLEQKGYKDLRNIEEGQQSKSLLEQFLFHLVSVEKKSDSYQNQALNAVKFYLEKVLERDYCYYNVQRPRKKDKLPVVLSIEEIKSIFSNINNLKHKAILMTIYSAGLRIGELIDLEIKDIDSKRMLIRVVEGKGNKDRNTLLSEKNLQILRTYFKEYKPKKYLFEGEKEGNKYSRTSIAKILKRAVLKSKIQKRVTVHTLRHTFATHLLENGVDLRYIQSLLGHNSAMTTQIYTHVSTKIVREIKSPLDNL from the coding sequence ATGACAAAGGTAAATCTGACAATTCGACTGAATCCAATAAAGATTCACAATCAAAAATTTATTAAAGTAAGTTTTCCAATGACCGAAGGAATAAAGAAACTTATCAAAACACTTCCGGATGTAAAATGGAATAAAGAGTTAGAATGTATTTATATCCCTGATGGGTATAAGAGTATTCAAGCTGTATTTGCTACTTTTAAAGGAATTGCATGGGTAGATACTAAAGCTGTGTTTCAAAGTAATAATAAAGAGGCACTGACTCAAGGTGAAGAAATGAGTTATGAATTGTTGTATATGAAAATTCAGCAACAATATCCGAAACATAAGGTAATACATTTAAATGGATTGGTTAAAAAACTAGAGCTTTTTAGATATTCTATAAATACGGCAAATACCTATACAAGTATGTTGTACAGGTATTTGGATTATCTTGAGCAAAAAGGATATAAAGATTTAAGAAATATTGAGGAAGGACAGCAGTCTAAATCCCTTTTAGAGCAGTTCCTTTTTCATTTAGTATCAGTAGAGAAGAAGTCAGATTCTTACCAGAATCAAGCATTGAATGCAGTAAAGTTTTATTTAGAAAAAGTATTGGAAAGAGATTATTGTTATTATAATGTTCAACGTCCAAGAAAGAAAGATAAACTTCCAGTAGTACTAAGCATAGAAGAAATAAAGTCGATTTTTTCCAACATTAATAACTTGAAGCATAAAGCTATTTTGATGACTATTTATTCAGCAGGATTAAGAATTGGAGAATTAATAGATCTAGAAATAAAAGATATTGACTCCAAAAGAATGTTGATCAGAGTTGTGGAAGGAAAGGGTAATAAAGATAGAAATACCCTGCTTTCAGAAAAGAACCTTCAAATTTTAAGAACGTATTTTAAAGAGTACAAACCGAAAAAGTACCTTTTTGAAGGTGAAAAAGAAGGGAATAAATACAGTAGAACATCAATAGCTAAAATATTAAAGAGAGCAGTTTTAAAATCGAAAATTCAAAAAAGGGTTACAGTACATACTTTACGTCATACATTTGCCACTCACTTATTAGAAAATGGAGTAGATTTGAGATATATACAATCTCTTTTAGGACATAACTCTGCAATGACCACACAGATTTATACTCATGTGAGTACCAAAATTGTACGTGAAATAAAAAGTCCACTAGATAATTTGTAA